The Deltaproteobacteria bacterium nucleotide sequence TGCACCCAGTACACCAGGCTGTGCGCCATGACGTCGAGCGTCATCTCGAGCTGCGCCTTGGTGGTCTGCTGGCCGGGCGCGTCGGAGACGAGCGGCTTGAGGGTACCGAAGGCGAGCGAATGCATGACGACCCGCAGCCCCTTGCCCCCCGCGAGCTCGCGGGCTCGATCGCAGACGTGCGCCCGCTTCTCCTCGTCGGCGGCGTTGACGTTGAAGAAATGGGCGGGGGAGCCGGCCGCCCGGACGTCGTTCGCGACGGCCTCGGCGAGGGGCAGCGTCGCCTTGCGGTCGAGGTGGACACCGAGGATGCCCATGCCCAGGCGGCCGAGCTCCCGCGCCGTCGCGGCGCCAAAGCCGCTGGACGCGCCGAGGATGAGGCCCCACTCCCCGTCGAACGGCCGCCAGGCGTCCATGGCGGGGCCCCATATCGGAAGCTT carries:
- a CDS encoding SDR family oxidoreductase, yielding MDAWRPFDGEWGLILGASSGFGAATARELGRLGMGILGVHLDRKATLPLAEAVANDVRAAGSPAHFFNVNAADEEKRAHVCDRARELAGGKGLRVVMHSLAFGTLKPLVSDAPGQQTTKAQLEMTLDVMAHSLVYWVQDLHSRGLLGEGSRIFAMTSAGGARVMPFYGAVSAAKAALESHVRQLALELGRAGIAVNAVRAGVTDTPAARKIPAAEFMFQEALRRNPGGRLTVPEDVAGAIAALALPGARWISGNVIGVDGGEDVAG